A genomic segment from Streptosporangium roseum DSM 43021 encodes:
- a CDS encoding leucine-rich repeat domain-containing protein, producing the protein MPHEMKAPGAGLTALPAPAGDPALLRRIDLAWNALTELPEWVGRLPRLEDLRLDGNRLRDLPDLHGLTALRALHLDGNALTRFPESVLRLPELRTLFLYGNAIGELPEGIGLLRGLRHLAVGGNALTSVPAGLWRLTGLASLNLAENSITEVPETIGRLTELRMLDLGHNALTRIPEAIGDLSNLTDYLYLSDNRFTSVPASLGGLTRLTYLNLTDNRLTDLPAAIGGLTALRELRLYGNRLREIPETIGRLRELRELHLMNNALTCLPASVGDLSGLRLLDLRNNAITSLPGSLTGLSRLTHLDLRNNRLREIPGGLADLPALEKLDLRWNKLDDGDPEVLHRLSGRGCVVLR; encoded by the coding sequence GTGCCGCACGAGATGAAGGCGCCCGGCGCGGGACTCACCGCACTCCCGGCCCCCGCCGGCGACCCCGCCCTGCTGCGCCGTATCGACCTGGCCTGGAACGCGCTGACCGAGCTGCCGGAGTGGGTCGGGCGGCTGCCGCGGCTGGAGGACCTCCGGCTGGACGGCAACCGGCTGCGCGACCTCCCGGACCTCCACGGCCTCACCGCCCTGCGCGCCCTCCACCTCGACGGCAACGCGCTGACCCGGTTCCCCGAGAGCGTCCTGCGACTGCCCGAGCTGCGGACGCTCTTCCTGTACGGCAACGCGATCGGCGAGCTCCCCGAGGGCATCGGACTGCTCCGGGGCCTGCGGCACCTGGCCGTCGGCGGCAACGCCCTGACATCCGTCCCCGCCGGCCTGTGGCGGCTGACCGGCCTGGCCTCCCTGAACCTCGCGGAGAACTCGATCACCGAGGTGCCGGAGACGATAGGCCGGCTGACCGAGCTGCGCATGCTGGACCTGGGACACAACGCGCTCACCCGGATCCCCGAGGCGATCGGCGACCTTTCCAACCTCACCGACTACCTCTACCTGAGCGACAACCGCTTCACCTCGGTCCCCGCGTCCCTGGGCGGGCTCACCCGCCTCACCTACCTGAACCTGACCGACAACCGCCTCACCGATCTCCCCGCCGCGATCGGCGGCCTCACCGCCCTGCGCGAGCTGCGGCTCTACGGCAACCGGCTCCGCGAGATCCCCGAGACCATCGGCCGGCTCCGCGAGCTGCGCGAGCTCCACCTGATGAACAACGCCCTCACCTGCCTGCCCGCCTCGGTCGGCGACCTGTCGGGACTCAGGCTGCTCGATCTCAGGAACAACGCGATCACATCCCTGCCCGGCTCCCTCACCGGGCTGAGCCGCCTCACCCACCTGGACCTGCGCAACAACCGGCTCCGCGAGATCCCCGGCGGCCTCGCCGACCTGCCCGCGCTGGAGAAGCTCGACCTCCGCTGGAACAAGCTCGACGACGGCGACCCCGAGGTCCTGCACCGCCTGAGCGGGCGCGGCTGCGTCGTGCTCCGCTGA
- a CDS encoding glycosyltransferase family 2 protein, whose amino-acid sequence MIVPVHNCRPYLDRCLTSLLIQRVSREIVVVDDGSTDGSADLLALYAAYHRGVIRVVRQEHSGGAGRPRNVGISHARGRYVFFCDADDYLGPEALERMLAMADRNDSDIVLGKIVGHDRRAPVSMFRESAERAPLGESAVYNSLSCFKLFRREMLERHTIRFDETLLVGEDVVFTAHAYCHAAVISVVADYDCYHLVARPDGSSIMQRTGSRDPVSWLRMIRRPIELVVGHVGPGALRDHLLRRHFRLDAFGSLGRPFLEAGEVQRKEIAAEVADMCDRWLTDGVRDRLTLIDRSRISALQDIDRLVRLAHIESAVIRRELTGLRWDGEGRLVVSGRVALSAPAQGDRPELVGGALALVLRMRHDGAGAPADLVVPVTGDCDGFTGLIDVAGLSSGVWDVHVTVECEGITRLARLGADRDGLVAQPVPRMVGGVIALPYFTRPHGNLSLDIGGHVVSVPAGVRLTRTRWTAGHRLRLDGEVTVGAGLAGAHAVRRLVWRERWSGRERHGPVTTWAGGAFATRQAVGRLGPGTWDAYLELDLGGPPARFRIEVEAERIVPPRTWWRGLVRWSARPYATAGKGRLSAVVRVGTPRAFVKRILR is encoded by the coding sequence GTGATCGTGCCCGTCCACAACTGCCGGCCCTACCTGGACAGATGCCTCACCTCCCTGCTGATCCAGCGGGTCAGCAGGGAGATCGTCGTCGTGGACGACGGCTCCACCGACGGCAGCGCCGACCTGCTCGCCCTCTACGCCGCCTACCATCGCGGCGTCATCCGGGTCGTCCGGCAGGAGCACTCCGGCGGGGCGGGCCGGCCGCGCAACGTCGGGATCTCGCACGCGCGCGGCAGATACGTGTTCTTCTGCGACGCGGACGACTACCTCGGCCCCGAGGCGCTGGAGCGGATGCTCGCGATGGCCGACCGCAACGACTCCGACATCGTTCTCGGGAAGATCGTCGGACATGACCGCAGGGCGCCGGTCTCGATGTTCCGCGAGAGCGCCGAGCGCGCCCCGCTCGGGGAGAGCGCGGTCTACAACAGCCTGAGCTGCTTCAAGCTGTTCCGCCGGGAGATGCTGGAGCGCCACACCATCCGCTTCGACGAGACGCTGCTGGTGGGGGAGGACGTGGTCTTCACCGCCCACGCCTACTGCCACGCGGCGGTGATCTCGGTGGTCGCCGACTACGACTGCTACCACCTGGTCGCCCGGCCCGACGGCAGCAGCATCATGCAGCGGACGGGCAGCCGCGACCCGGTCTCCTGGCTGCGGATGATCAGGCGGCCGATCGAGCTGGTCGTCGGTCACGTGGGTCCGGGGGCGCTCCGCGACCACCTGCTCCGCCGGCACTTCCGGCTGGACGCCTTCGGCAGCCTCGGCAGGCCGTTCCTGGAGGCGGGTGAGGTCCAGCGCAAGGAGATCGCCGCAGAGGTGGCCGACATGTGCGACCGGTGGCTGACCGACGGGGTCCGCGACCGGCTCACCCTCATCGACCGGAGCCGGATCTCCGCGCTCCAGGACATCGACCGCCTGGTACGGCTGGCGCACATCGAGTCGGCCGTGATCCGCCGGGAGCTCACCGGGCTCCGCTGGGACGGGGAGGGCCGGCTGGTCGTCTCCGGCCGGGTCGCGCTGAGCGCGCCGGCGCAGGGCGACCGCCCGGAGCTCGTCGGCGGCGCCCTGGCCCTGGTGCTGCGGATGCGGCACGACGGCGCCGGGGCGCCCGCCGACCTGGTGGTCCCCGTGACCGGCGACTGCGACGGGTTCACCGGCCTCATCGACGTCGCGGGCCTGTCCTCGGGGGTCTGGGACGTCCACGTGACCGTCGAGTGCGAGGGGATCACCCGGCTGGCGCGGCTCGGCGCCGACCGGGACGGGCTGGTCGCCCAGCCGGTGCCCCGCATGGTCGGCGGCGTCATCGCCCTGCCGTACTTCACCCGGCCGCACGGCAACCTCAGCCTCGATATCGGCGGCCACGTGGTGAGCGTGCCCGCCGGCGTCCGGCTGACGAGGACCCGCTGGACGGCCGGCCACCGGCTCCGGCTCGACGGGGAGGTCACCGTCGGCGCGGGCCTGGCGGGGGCGCACGCCGTACGGCGGCTGGTCTGGCGGGAGCGGTGGTCGGGGCGGGAGCGGCACGGGCCGGTCACGACCTGGGCAGGCGGCGCGTTCGCCACCCGGCAGGCGGTGGGCCGGCTGGGGCCGGGCACCTGGGACGCCTACCTGGAGCTGGACCTCGGGGGCCCGCCCGCGCGCTTCCGGATCGAGGTGGAGGCGGAGCGGATCGTGCCGCCGCGCACGTGGTGGCGGGGCCTGGTCCGGTGGAGCGCGCGGCCGTATGCCACGGCGGGCAAGGGCCGGCTCAGCGCGGTCGTCCGTGTCGGCACGCCCAGGGCGTTCGTGAAGCGAATTCTGCGCTAA
- a CDS encoding energy-coupling factor ABC transporter permease — MHVPDGFFNAAVSLSAGVVAAAGVAVCLRGARRELDDRTAPMAGLVAAFVFAVQMLNFPVAAGTSGHLLGGTLAAILVGPYTAVLCVAVVLLVQGFFFADGGLTALGVNITLMGVVAVVVGWTVFRLITRAVRNRGAVVAASFVAALVSVPATALAFTLLFWIGGTAPIEVGTVAAAMGGVHVLIGIGEGLITAVTVSTVLAIRPDLVYGARGLAAPLVLRGAGGDAVVTQEAPAPAPAAARRPGWFLPAGIVVAALLAGIVSFYASSSPDGLERVAEDKGFISQATDHALGEQPLADYGDAGGIPVGVAGLIGVGVTLAVGGGLFFAVRRRTKDGTVKDEVSA, encoded by the coding sequence GTGCACGTACCCGATGGCTTTTTCAACGCAGCCGTGTCGCTCTCAGCCGGGGTCGTCGCGGCCGCCGGGGTCGCGGTATGCCTGCGCGGCGCCCGCCGCGAGCTCGACGACCGGACCGCCCCCATGGCGGGCCTGGTCGCCGCCTTCGTCTTCGCCGTCCAGATGCTCAACTTCCCGGTCGCCGCCGGCACCAGTGGCCACCTCCTCGGCGGCACGCTCGCCGCGATCCTCGTCGGGCCCTACACGGCTGTCTTGTGCGTGGCCGTGGTCCTGCTCGTGCAGGGCTTCTTCTTCGCCGACGGCGGCCTGACCGCGCTGGGCGTCAACATCACCCTCATGGGCGTCGTCGCCGTCGTGGTCGGCTGGACCGTCTTCCGCCTGATCACCCGGGCCGTGCGGAACAGGGGAGCCGTCGTCGCGGCCTCGTTCGTCGCGGCCCTGGTCTCGGTGCCCGCCACCGCGCTGGCCTTCACCCTGCTGTTCTGGATCGGCGGTACCGCGCCCATCGAGGTCGGCACGGTCGCCGCCGCGATGGGCGGCGTGCACGTGCTCATCGGCATCGGTGAGGGCCTGATCACGGCGGTCACCGTCAGCACCGTGCTGGCGATCCGGCCCGACCTGGTGTACGGCGCGCGGGGGCTGGCCGCCCCGCTGGTCCTGCGCGGCGCCGGCGGAGACGCCGTGGTGACGCAGGAGGCCCCGGCCCCGGCTCCGGCCGCCGCGCGGCGACCGGGCTGGTTCCTGCCGGCCGGCATCGTGGTGGCGGCGCTGCTGGCGGGGATCGTCAGCTTCTACGCCTCCTCCTCCCCCGACGGCCTGGAGCGGGTCGCCGAGGACAAGGGCTTCATCAGCCAGGCCACCGACCACGCCCTGGGAGAGCAACCGCTGGCCGACTACGGCGACGCGGGCGGCATCCCGGTCGGTGTGGCCGGCCTGATCGGCGTCGGGGTGACGCTCGCGGTCGGGGGCGGCCTGTTCTTCGCGGTGCGCCGCCGTACCAAGGACGGCACGGTCAAGGACGAGGTCTCCGCCTGA
- the cbiQ gene encoding cobalt ECF transporter T component CbiQ produces the protein MGSGHHQLYRPGDTPVHRLPPQCKLAAVAGFALVVVATPREWLWAFGLYALLLAAVASAARVPFSFLLRRMVVEIPFVVFAVALPFIGFGERVSFLGLSFSVAGLWAAWNILAKATLGVIASVLLAATTEPRLMLLGAQRLRLPPLLVQIAMFMLRYMDVIIEEMRRMRVARESRGFVARDIRHIPVVARSAGALFIRSYERGERVHLAMLSRGYSGSMPVIQDLSASSRQWLVAGMLPGAALVVLLGTWGLA, from the coding sequence ATGGGTTCGGGCCACCACCAGCTCTACCGGCCGGGTGACACGCCCGTCCACCGGCTGCCGCCCCAGTGCAAGCTGGCGGCGGTGGCCGGTTTCGCCCTGGTGGTGGTGGCCACCCCGCGCGAGTGGCTGTGGGCCTTCGGTCTCTACGCCCTGCTGCTGGCGGCGGTGGCGTCGGCCGCGCGGGTCCCGTTCTCCTTCCTGCTGCGGCGGATGGTGGTCGAGATCCCGTTCGTGGTGTTCGCGGTGGCGCTGCCGTTCATCGGGTTCGGCGAGCGGGTGTCCTTCCTGGGCCTGTCGTTCAGCGTCGCGGGACTGTGGGCCGCGTGGAACATCCTGGCCAAGGCCACCCTGGGCGTGATCGCGAGCGTCCTGCTCGCGGCCACCACCGAGCCCCGCCTGATGCTGCTGGGCGCCCAGAGGCTCAGGCTGCCCCCGCTGCTGGTGCAGATCGCCATGTTCATGCTCCGCTACATGGACGTGATCATCGAAGAGATGCGCCGGATGCGGGTGGCCAGGGAGTCGCGGGGATTCGTGGCCAGGGACATCCGGCACATCCCGGTGGTCGCCAGGTCGGCGGGCGCGCTGTTCATCCGCTCCTACGAGCGGGGCGAGCGGGTGCACCTGGCGATGCTCAGCCGCGGCTACAGCGGCTCGATGCCGGTCATCCAGGACCTGTCCGCCTCGTCGCGCCAGTGGCTCGTCGCGGGTATGTTGCCGGGCGCGGCGCTCGTGGTGCTGCTGGGAACCTGGGGGTTGGCATGA
- a CDS encoding energy-coupling factor ABC transporter ATP-binding protein — protein MTPSLEVRRLAYAYPDGTQALFGVDFAIGRGERVALLGPNGAGKTTLVMHLNGILTAGHGTVTVAGLPVEKGSLKEIRRRVGLVFQDPDDQLFMPTVREDVAFGPANLGIGGEELQHRVKDALERVGMLEAIDRPPHHLSFGQRRRVAVATVLAMEPEILVLDEPSSNLDPASRRELAEILRGLDVTVLMVTHDLPYALELCDRALILSGGVIAADGPTREVLADAELLAAHRLELPYGFALP, from the coding sequence ATGACACCGTCTCTTGAGGTGCGCCGTCTGGCGTATGCCTATCCGGACGGCACACAGGCGCTGTTCGGCGTCGACTTCGCGATCGGGCGCGGGGAGCGGGTGGCGCTGCTCGGGCCGAACGGCGCGGGCAAGACGACGCTGGTGATGCACCTCAACGGCATCCTGACCGCCGGGCACGGCACGGTGACGGTGGCCGGGCTGCCGGTGGAGAAGGGCTCGCTCAAGGAGATCCGCAGACGGGTCGGGCTCGTCTTCCAGGACCCCGACGACCAGCTCTTCATGCCGACGGTCCGGGAGGACGTCGCCTTCGGCCCGGCCAACCTCGGGATCGGGGGCGAGGAGCTGCAGCACCGGGTCAAGGACGCGCTGGAGCGGGTGGGCATGCTGGAGGCGATCGACCGGCCGCCGCACCACCTGTCCTTCGGCCAGCGCCGCCGGGTGGCGGTGGCGACCGTGCTGGCCATGGAGCCGGAGATCCTCGTGCTGGACGAGCCGTCGTCGAACCTGGACCCGGCCTCCCGTCGGGAGCTCGCCGAGATCCTGCGGGGGCTCGACGTGACCGTGCTGATGGTCACCCACGACCTGCCCTACGCGCTGGAATTGTGTGACCGCGCGCTCATCCTCTCCGGAGGCGTGATCGCCGCCGACGGGCCGACCCGGGAGGTCCTCGCCGACGCCGAACTGCTCGCCGCCCACCGGCTGGAACTGCCGTACGGCTTCGCGCTCCCCTGA
- a CDS encoding STAS domain-containing protein: MKLRLARRAVGDAVVVAVEGELDLFTAPFLRDEVRDAIKLDSARLVLDLTSLSFMDSSGLSVLIEAWRLATAEGGGVCLAAPQGPVARILRTTGLDRRIKVYPDVGSAVGEI, from the coding sequence ATGAAGCTACGGCTGGCTCGCCGCGCCGTCGGTGACGCCGTGGTGGTGGCCGTCGAGGGCGAACTCGATCTGTTCACCGCCCCGTTCCTGCGAGATGAGGTCCGTGACGCCATCAAGCTCGACAGCGCCCGGCTGGTCCTCGACCTCACCTCGCTGTCGTTCATGGACTCCAGCGGCCTGTCCGTGCTGATCGAGGCGTGGCGGCTGGCCACGGCGGAGGGCGGCGGGGTCTGCCTGGCCGCGCCCCAGGGCCCGGTGGCCCGGATCCTGCGCACGACGGGGCTCGACCGGCGGATAAAGGTCTACCCCGACGTCGGCAGCGCGGTGGGAGAGATTTAG
- a CDS encoding SDR family oxidoreductase, giving the protein MDLNGAAAIISGGASGLGEATARDLAAHGATVVIADLNEERGKSLADELGGVFVKTDVSDEEQVQAAVDAAVATGKPLRVVVSSAGIGWATRTVNRDGSPHDLASYRKVIEVNLIGTFNLMRIGAAAVAKTEPVDADGQRGVVINTASVAALEGQTGQVAYSASKGGIVGMTLPAARDLAAVGVRVNTICPGIIDTPIYGFSPNADEFKAKLVAPVVFPKRMGQASEFAHLVRSLIENDYMNAETIRFDGGIRFQPK; this is encoded by the coding sequence ATGGACCTGAACGGAGCAGCAGCAATCATCTCGGGCGGTGCCAGCGGCCTCGGCGAGGCCACGGCCCGCGACCTCGCGGCGCACGGCGCCACCGTGGTCATCGCCGACCTCAACGAGGAGCGCGGCAAGTCCCTCGCCGACGAGCTCGGCGGAGTCTTCGTCAAGACCGACGTCTCCGACGAGGAACAGGTACAGGCGGCCGTGGACGCGGCCGTGGCGACCGGCAAGCCGCTGCGCGTCGTGGTGAGCAGCGCGGGCATCGGCTGGGCCACCCGGACGGTGAACCGCGACGGCTCGCCGCACGACCTGGCGTCCTACCGCAAGGTCATCGAGGTCAACCTGATCGGCACCTTCAACCTCATGCGCATCGGCGCCGCGGCCGTCGCGAAGACCGAGCCGGTCGACGCGGACGGCCAGCGCGGCGTGGTCATCAACACCGCCTCCGTGGCGGCGCTGGAGGGCCAGACCGGCCAGGTGGCGTACTCGGCGTCCAAGGGCGGCATCGTCGGCATGACCCTCCCGGCCGCACGTGACCTGGCCGCCGTCGGCGTCCGCGTCAACACGATCTGCCCGGGCATCATCGACACCCCCATCTACGGCTTCTCGCCCAACGCCGACGAGTTCAAGGCCAAGCTCGTGGCGCCGGTGGTCTTCCCCAAGCGCATGGGGCAGGCCTCGGAGTTCGCGCACCTGGTGCGCTCGCTCATCGAGAACGACTACATGAACGCCGAGACCATCCGGTTCGACGGCGGCATCCGCTTCCAGCCCAAGTAG
- a CDS encoding crotonase/enoyl-CoA hydratase family protein, translating to MSDEVLVEVDGGVAVITINRPQARNAVNGAVARGIAAALDELEERKDVSAYVLTGAGGTFCAGMDLKGFLTGDFPVVEGRGFGGIVEAPPKKPIVAAIEGYALAGGCELALACDIIVASEEAKFGLPEPKRGLVAGAGGIMRLPRRIPYHIAMEIALTGDHFPASRLYEVGLVNHVTPAGEALAKALELAKRIAANAPLALAATKRVIVESADWSGDEMFAKQGEIINPVFGSKDAMEGAAAFAEKRAPEWKGE from the coding sequence GTGTCTGATGAGGTTCTGGTCGAAGTCGACGGTGGTGTCGCCGTCATCACGATCAACCGCCCGCAGGCCAGGAACGCCGTCAACGGCGCGGTCGCCCGGGGCATCGCCGCGGCGCTGGACGAGCTGGAGGAGCGCAAGGACGTCTCCGCCTACGTCCTCACCGGGGCGGGCGGCACCTTCTGCGCCGGCATGGACCTGAAGGGCTTCCTGACCGGCGACTTCCCGGTCGTCGAGGGCAGGGGCTTCGGCGGCATCGTCGAGGCGCCGCCGAAGAAGCCGATCGTCGCCGCGATCGAGGGCTACGCCCTCGCCGGCGGCTGCGAGCTGGCGCTGGCCTGCGACATCATCGTCGCCTCCGAAGAGGCCAAGTTCGGGCTGCCCGAGCCCAAGCGGGGCCTGGTCGCGGGGGCGGGCGGCATCATGCGGCTGCCGCGGCGCATTCCGTACCACATCGCGATGGAGATCGCCCTGACCGGCGACCACTTCCCGGCCTCCCGGCTGTACGAGGTGGGCCTGGTCAACCACGTCACGCCCGCGGGCGAGGCGCTGGCCAAGGCCCTGGAGCTGGCGAAGCGGATCGCGGCGAACGCTCCGCTGGCGCTCGCCGCGACCAAGCGCGTGATCGTCGAGTCCGCCGACTGGAGCGGGGACGAGATGTTCGCGAAGCAGGGCGAGATCATCAATCCGGTGTTCGGGTCCAAGGACGCGATGGAGGGCGCGGCGGCCTTCGCCGAGAAGCGCGCCCCGGAGTGGAAGGGCGAGTAA
- a CDS encoding rhomboid family intramembrane serine protease, with protein sequence MNDHATRTTSTSRSAGERLKRKAGGLAAGAAGAAMLVIVLVAGMWAIEVADYVLPIDFDTYGIRSWDPEGLGGIVLAPFLHAGFGHLMANSLPLLILGFLAALRGLGRFLLASLIIIVVSGLGVWFTSSPTTITVGASGLVFGYFGFVVARGLFDRRALDIVIGIGVAVAYYSIIWGVLPGEAGISWQGHLFGLVGGIVAAWILRRKRAAVPAY encoded by the coding sequence ATGAACGACCATGCGACCCGGACCACCTCGACGAGCCGGTCTGCGGGCGAGCGCCTCAAGCGCAAGGCCGGTGGCCTGGCCGCCGGTGCCGCGGGTGCCGCGATGCTCGTCATCGTCCTGGTCGCGGGCATGTGGGCGATCGAGGTGGCCGACTACGTGCTGCCGATCGACTTCGACACCTACGGCATCAGGTCCTGGGACCCCGAGGGGCTGGGCGGCATCGTCCTCGCGCCCTTCCTGCACGCCGGCTTCGGGCACCTGATGGCCAACTCCCTGCCCCTGCTGATCCTCGGCTTCCTCGCCGCCCTGCGTGGGCTCGGCCGCTTCCTGCTCGCCAGCCTGATCATCATCGTCGTCAGCGGGCTGGGCGTCTGGTTCACCAGCTCGCCGACGACGATCACGGTCGGCGCGAGCGGGCTGGTGTTCGGCTACTTCGGCTTCGTCGTCGCCCGGGGCCTGTTCGACCGCCGGGCCCTCGACATCGTGATCGGTATCGGCGTCGCGGTCGCCTACTACTCGATCATCTGGGGCGTGCTCCCGGGCGAGGCCGGCATCTCCTGGCAGGGTCACCTGTTCGGGCTCGTCGGCGGGATCGTGGCGGCCTGGATCCTGCGGCGCAAGCGCGCGGCCGTCCCCGCCTACTGA
- a CDS encoding maleylpyruvate isomerase family mycothiol-dependent enzyme: MSTLADRTIAALRTNHDDLSALVGGMSADDLARPSGAAEWTVAQVLSHLGSGAEIGLAVLRAALAGQDAPGQDFNESVWSRWNARGSREQADDFLKANAELVAAYESLDPGTRERLEVRLGFLPTPADVTLIAGMRLNEAALHTWDVKVAFDPRATVAPDAVEALTDLHAGPLDFMVGFIGKPDALDRRQATLRVETSEPERVLGLTLGETVGFSQVPDQADVVLSAPAEAWLRLLTGRLDTAHTPASVTVTGDGVTLDDLRRVFPGL; encoded by the coding sequence ATGAGCACACTCGCCGACAGGACCATCGCGGCCCTGCGCACCAATCATGATGATCTATCCGCTCTGGTAGGTGGCATGAGCGCCGACGACCTCGCCCGGCCGTCGGGCGCGGCGGAGTGGACCGTCGCTCAGGTGCTCAGCCACCTCGGCAGCGGCGCGGAGATCGGCCTGGCGGTCCTGCGGGCCGCGCTGGCCGGCCAGGACGCCCCCGGCCAGGACTTCAACGAGTCGGTGTGGAGCCGCTGGAACGCCAGGGGCTCCCGGGAGCAGGCCGATGACTTCCTGAAGGCGAACGCCGAGCTCGTCGCCGCCTACGAGAGCCTCGACCCCGGCACCCGCGAGCGGCTGGAGGTCAGGCTGGGCTTCCTGCCGACGCCCGCCGACGTCACGCTGATCGCCGGGATGCGGCTCAACGAAGCCGCCCTGCACACCTGGGACGTCAAGGTCGCCTTCGACCCGCGGGCCACCGTCGCGCCGGACGCCGTCGAGGCGCTGACCGACCTGCACGCCGGGCCGCTCGACTTCATGGTCGGCTTCATCGGCAAGCCCGACGCCCTCGACCGGCGGCAGGCCACGCTCCGCGTCGAGACGAGCGAGCCCGAGCGCGTCCTCGGCCTCACCCTCGGGGAGACCGTCGGCTTCAGCCAGGTGCCGGATCAGGCGGACGTCGTCCTGTCGGCTCCCGCCGAGGCGTGGCTGCGCCTGCTCACCGGCAGGCTGGACACCGCGCACACCCCCGCCTCGGTGACCGTCACCGGCGACGGCGTCACCCTGGACGACCTGCGCCGGGTGTTCCCGGGGCTGTGA
- a CDS encoding GntR family transcriptional regulator, translated as MNDGVSDARSPYGASPMDGSPDERSPDGASPDELAVIADPVERARAISLAIADRQDLIAELARLRREAVIEAQASGVRQDAIARRLGVTPGRVSQMRSAGARDATGGHAGACQTPRVVVRRALPTEPAVRGSASLFMTEAERQGIRAGRRMLYVGPEPAAGHVAAALRVEPGTDVLARRKMLLADDVPVRIATSYFRLDVFGGTPIAAPDFVRPSLQAGIEALGHRFGHAEEHLVARPPTGFEAATLQLDPGEWVVQVLRAGYGDDGTPVHTLETICAASRHVFPIAQVTGADEF; from the coding sequence GTGAACGACGGGGTTTCGGACGCCAGGAGTCCGTACGGCGCGAGCCCGATGGACGGGAGTCCAGATGAGCGGAGTCCGGACGGCGCGAGTCCGGACGAGCTTGCCGTGATCGCCGATCCGGTCGAGCGCGCCAGGGCGATCAGTCTCGCCATCGCCGACCGGCAGGACCTGATCGCCGAGCTCGCCCGGCTCCGCCGCGAGGCCGTCATCGAGGCGCAGGCCTCGGGGGTGCGCCAGGACGCGATCGCACGGCGGCTCGGGGTCACCCCTGGCAGGGTGTCGCAGATGAGGTCGGCGGGCGCCAGAGACGCCACAGGCGGCCATGCAGGGGCATGCCAGACGCCCAGGGTGGTGGTCCGGCGCGCGCTCCCCACCGAGCCCGCGGTGCGCGGCTCCGCGTCGCTCTTCATGACCGAGGCGGAGAGGCAGGGCATCCGCGCGGGCCGGCGCATGCTCTACGTCGGGCCCGAGCCGGCCGCCGGCCACGTCGCCGCCGCCCTGCGCGTCGAGCCCGGCACCGACGTCCTGGCCCGCCGCAAGATGCTGCTCGCCGACGACGTGCCCGTACGGATCGCCACCAGCTACTTCCGGCTGGACGTCTTCGGCGGCACCCCGATCGCCGCCCCAGACTTCGTGAGGCCGAGCCTGCAGGCCGGCATCGAGGCACTCGGGCACCGCTTCGGCCACGCGGAGGAGCACCTCGTCGCCCGCCCGCCCACCGGGTTCGAGGCGGCGACCCTGCAGCTCGACCCGGGCGAGTGGGTGGTGCAGGTCCTGCGCGCCGGCTACGGCGACGACGGCACCCCGGTCCACACCCTGGAGACGATCTGCGCGGCCTCCCGCCACGTCTTCCCCATCGCCCAGGTCACCGGGGCCGACGAGTTCTGA